A window of Megachile rotundata isolate GNS110a chromosome 11, iyMegRotu1, whole genome shotgun sequence genomic DNA:
aacTTCCCTATGTTCTGCTTTAAATCACTAGGTGTTGCTGTGCTTCAGTGAAAAAATAGGGTTACGAACGAGTGGTTTTCGTCCATTCAGCGCACGTAGTTACAATTTTCTAATCtagaatatgtatatgtagcaCTTCATTATTTTGTATACGTCCCAGATTGTAAGTTTTTCTCAGTACTCGTATATATTGTACACAATGTATATGATAAAATGAAAAAGTACAAGTAACAGGGTGTCTTCCTAGTTCAGTCGAGCAGCGGGAACGTACGCGAAGTTGCTTTGTCAGATCACTGTCACATAAAATGTTCTAACACTTTGTAGTCATAAGGTAGGTACAGATTACATTGCAATGTTCTGTTGTACTAGTGTAGtgattatttgtaaatatcatGCACTgaacagtttttaatttttttatacaagatatttataattacattacatgtaactttacataaaataatttcatttatttgtatACTATTTTCTATGAGTTTGGGATGGACTTACAAAATACACAAGTacagaatataaattttatttttaaggttTACTTTTTTTGTAATACACATTTAAGCACATATACAGGagtttaaattttttgttttagtGATATGAGTAATTTAGTATTTGGAGTTGGCATAGGACTGTTTGTTATTTTGATTCTTTGGGCCATAGCTCTATTGATATTTGTTATATCACTAAGAGTTGAAAAGAAAATTggtattattgctatattaattGTTGGCgtatgtacaataattttaatcgcTTTGCCAAAAACATCGGAGAAATCTAATACCACAGGAAAGAAGGTACATAAATTCCATCACAAAGATttgatatatatttatacaacagCTGCATAATATCTATTTTAATCTGTTTTTATAGATATATGATCACTTGTTTATCTGGCGTATTATATTACTTGTATTGTTGTCTATATCTTCTGTCATTGGTCTAGtaggatattttaaatttacattgaCAGAACCAATAAGACCTGTTCGAATATCTAATTGGGTTTTTTAAAGATTTATTGTAAGtattttctattataattttatatatatgtgAAGGTAAATCCAACAATGAAGcaaacatattaatttttatttatttatattgtctTACAGAAGCCATTAATAAAACATGAAGACTTCTTACTAATTAAATGCTGCAACTGAACAAAACTGTATAATTCTGCTCaacactattttattttatgatatatAGTATTTACAATACAAAATGTTGCGCAATACTAGTAAACTTCCAACAGCTCTGGTCAGGCATATTTCTTCATCTTATCAAAAGaataaacaatttgaaataactaGTAATAGTGAATTTGTTAGCAAAGTAATGAACAGTTCTGTACCggttattgtaaattttcatgCTGATTGGTGTGACCCTTGTAAAATATTGACACCAAAACTAATAGAACTTATAGGACCAATGGATAAACTAGATCTTGCTATTGTGAATCTAGAATTAAATCCAGAATTAGTAGATATATTTGAAGTAAAAGCTGTGCCAGCTATTACAGTAATTTCAAGTGGATTAGTTGTTGATAAGTTTGTAGGCATGATTAGTATAGATattatagaaaatttaataCAGAAACTTACTacgaattccacaaattctgaaAAAGATAAAAGACCAAATGGAAcgtgaatattttaaatattgtaaaaaaaaaaattgttagagcaattaattaaaaatacttttattgtATTATGCTATACAATTCTTATTCTCTTAACTTTAATGagtaaataacaatattaaaacaaatattt
This region includes:
- the LOC105661766 gene encoding transmembrane protein 218, yielding MSLGWTYKIHNDMSNLVFGVGIGLFVILILWAIALLIFVISLRVEKKIGIIAILIVGVCTIILIALPKTSEKSNTTGKKIYDHLFIWRIILLVLLSISSVIGLVGYFKFTLTEPIRPVRISNWVF
- the LOC100876270 gene encoding thioredoxin C-1 codes for the protein MLRNTSKLPTALVRHISSSYQKNKQFEITSNSEFVSKVMNSSVPVIVNFHADWCDPCKILTPKLIELIGPMDKLDLAIVNLELNPELVDIFEVKAVPAITVISSGLVVDKFVGMISIDIIENLIQKLTTNSTNSEKDKRPNGT